GTCTCCTCGTCGAAGTGCGCTGCAAATGCTAATCTATCTAGGGTTCTGTTTTTGGGTGCTACTCGAGGCGAGTGTAGATATGCCGTCCGTTGGGCTCATGCCGTCACGGAAGCTCATGATTGTGAGGGATTTAAGGGATACCCAGGTGAACGTTCGGCTACGTTTATCCAGAATATGCTAAGAAATCTGAGGGGCAGCTCAAGCGAAGAGACCGAGAAAGCGCTCGATCAATGCGGTTTCACTTTGAATGATGATTTAGTCACGGATGTAATAAGCCGGCACGTTTCGGATTGGAGACCTGCTTACGTATTCTTCAACTGGGTCTCTAGAAAGAATGGCTATTTACCTGGATCTGCTGTTTATAACGAGATTCTTGATGTTTTGGGCAAGATGAATCGATTTGGAGAAGTAACGCAGGTGCTCGAGGAAATGTCGAAAAGAAAGGGTCTCTTTGATGAGAGGACATATGGGGTCTTACTGAATAGATATGCAGCTGCACATAAGGTTGATGAAGCAATCGACATCTTCCATGGCAGGAGAGATTTCGGACTTGAGACCGACTTGGTGGCGTTTCAGGCTCTTTTGTTGTGGTTATGCCGTTATAAGCATGTAGAGTCAGCAGAAACTCTGTTCTACTCAGTGAAAAATGAGTTTGGCACTGATATAAGGACGATGAACATCATCCTCAATGGATGGTGCGTTTTAGGAGATGTTCGTGAGGCCAAGAGGTTTTGGAAGGACATAATTGCATCTAAATGCACCCCGGACAGGTTCACTTATGGAATATTCATCAAGGCGCTGACCAAGAAGGGAAAGTTGGGTTCGGCCATGAGATTGTTTCGAGGAATGTGGCAAAAGGGATTGGGTCCTGATGTGGTGATCTGCAACTGTGTCATCGATGCACTTTGTTTCAAGAAGAGGATTCCTGAAGCGCTGgaagtttttcatgaaatgaaggATCGAGGGTGTCTGCCTAATGCCGCGACGTACAACTCGCTCATCAAGCACATGTGCAAGATTGGGAGGATGGAGAAGGTCAAGGAGCTCGTGAGCGAGATGGAATCGATTGGGGGAGATTGTTTGCCAAATGCCATCACTTTCAGTTACTTGCTCAAGAGCCTAAAGAAACCAGAAGAAGTCCCTAAGCTATTAGAGCAGATGGAGAAAAATGGGTGCAAGATGACTAGCGACTTGTACAATTTGGTTTTGAGGCTGTATTTGGGCTGGGATTGTCAGGAAAGAGTAGGAAatacatggaatgatatggAGATAAGTGGATTAGGACCTGACCAACGATCATACACCATAATGATTCACACACTTCATGAGCGAGGTAGATTGAAGGAAGCACTGCATTATTTCGAGGAGATGGTTTCCAAGGGAATGAGGCCTGAACCAAGGACTGAAATACTGGTCAATGACATGAACTCTAATGTTatggaagaagaaggtgatCACAGGAGACAGAGAACCCTCAACGGCGATGAATCAGCGCAGCATCCACGAAGGAGGAAAGGAAAGGGTTACTCAAGGAGTGCCTTGAAGACAAAGTCTGTCATAGGTGCATCTTTGTCGCACGTAAATATCATGATTGACGACCATGTCAGAATACATGTACTTGGATGAACTGTCATTGctgaaagcaagaaaaatatTCGCATCCAACTCTCTAATTGGCAAATAGCTTGATGTTCTTGTATCATTCAGTCATACCTCA
The window above is part of the Eucalyptus grandis isolate ANBG69807.140 chromosome 6, ASM1654582v1, whole genome shotgun sequence genome. Proteins encoded here:
- the LOC104448482 gene encoding putative pentatricopeptide repeat-containing protein At3g15200; its protein translation is MASPPFLSRLLSFVSSSKCAANANLSRVLFLGATRGECRYAVRWAHAVTEAHDCEGFKGYPGERSATFIQNMLRNLRGSSSEETEKALDQCGFTLNDDLVTDVISRHVSDWRPAYVFFNWVSRKNGYLPGSAVYNEILDVLGKMNRFGEVTQVLEEMSKRKGLFDERTYGVLLNRYAAAHKVDEAIDIFHGRRDFGLETDLVAFQALLLWLCRYKHVESAETLFYSVKNEFGTDIRTMNIILNGWCVLGDVREAKRFWKDIIASKCTPDRFTYGIFIKALTKKGKLGSAMRLFRGMWQKGLGPDVVICNCVIDALCFKKRIPEALEVFHEMKDRGCLPNAATYNSLIKHMCKIGRMEKVKELVSEMESIGGDCLPNAITFSYLLKSLKKPEEVPKLLEQMEKNGCKMTSDLYNLVLRLYLGWDCQERVGNTWNDMEISGLGPDQRSYTIMIHTLHERGRLKEALHYFEEMVSKGMRPEPRTEILVNDMNSNVMEEEGDHRRQRTLNGDESAQHPRRRKGKGYSRSALKTKSVIGASLSHVNIMIDDHVRIHVLG